In Penaeus vannamei isolate JL-2024 chromosome 15, ASM4276789v1, whole genome shotgun sequence, the following are encoded in one genomic region:
- the LOC138864085 gene encoding uncharacterized protein: MQLKNRLVKAHEQDRILSHRRRWKLQMLVVGLEVSWTKIQDFGDLLGEPVRFLRACSEETEVTESFTNLGSVVHNIELSDQEVSRRIGLAAGAMNSLDKNIWRCRYLCRRTELRVFKALIMPVLLYGSETCTLSYNLKPHLDAICNRSLCRIMEYYWRDHVFNQWSHLQSGTRPFTCTIRDRQLRLYGYLARSPQQDDPAHRGVSVRDNPGWRRPVR; the protein is encoded by the exons atgcagctcaagaatcgattggtgaaggCCCacgagcaagacagaattttatctcacagaagacgctggaagctacagatgcttgtc GTGGGTCTAGAGGTTTCATGGACCAAGATCCAAGATTTTGGCgacctgctaggagaacctgttcggtttttgcgtgcttgcagcgaggaaactgaagtcacagagagctttacaaaccttggcagtgtagttcataacatTGAGTTGTCAGACCAGGAGGTCAGTAGAcgaattggcctggcagcaggggccatgaactctctcgacaagaatatttggagatgccgatacctgtgcagaaggacagAGCTACGTGTttttaaggccctgataatgccagttttgctatacggtagtgaaacctgtacGTTATCCTATAACTTGAAGCCTCATCTTGATGCcatttgcaataggtccttgtgccggatcatggagtACTACTGGCGGGACCACGTGTTTAACCAATGGTCGCACCTTCAGTCTGGCACAAGACCTTTTACTtgtacaatccgtgatcgccagctCAGGCTATACGGCTACCTGGCTCGCTCCCCCCAACAGGATGATCCAGCTCACCGTGGTGTTTCtgtacgagacaaccctgggtggaggaggcctgtgcgatga